Proteins encoded in a region of the Anopheles ziemanni chromosome 2, idAnoZiCoDA_A2_x.2, whole genome shotgun sequence genome:
- the LOC131290769 gene encoding oxygen-dependent coproporphyrinogen-III oxidase — MNQKRVHMLSGSVNKLASVTRYMAEPITDRKVLDANRNDMKCRMEELVMKIQHDFCRSLEAEENFDKKFVVDRWQRSEGGGGITCVLQDGDVFEKAGVNISVVHGNLPKGAIQQMRSRGKQLADGDLPFFAVGVSAVIHPRNPMIPTIHFNYRYFEVTDSTGEKQWWFGGGTDLTPYYLNEDDAKHFHRTLKEACDPHDKSYYPKFKEWCDKYFFIPHRNESRGVGGIFFDDLDGPDAKQAFDFVSSCAHSVIPSYLPLVQRHKNDTYGTRQRQWQLLRRGRYVEFNLIYDRGTKFGLYTPGARYESILMSLPLQAKWEYMNIPEQGSEEAVIIEVLKKPKNWLNL; from the exons ATGAACCAAAAACGGGTGCACATGCTATCTGGTTCTGTAAATAAATTGGCCTCGGTAACTCGCTATATGGCTGAGCCAATAACTGATCGAAAGGTCCTTGATGCAAACCGGAACGATATGAAATGTCGAATGGAGGAGTTGGTAATGAAAATACAGCATGATTTTTGTCGTTCGCTCGAAGCAGAAGAGAACTTTGACAAAAAGTTTGTCGTTGATCGGTGGCAACGCAGTGAAGGGGGAGGCGGCATCACCTGCGTCCTACAAGATGGAGATGTGTTCGAGAAAGCCGGCGTTAACATTTCGGTCGTGCATGGCAACCTTCCTAAAGGAGCGATTCAGCAGATGCGGTCCCGTGGCAAGCAACTTGCTGATGGTGATCTTCCATTCTTCGCTGTAGGCGTTAGCGCCGTAATACATCCACGAAACCCAATGATACCAACCATACATTTCAACTATCGATACTTCGAGGTTACTGATTCAACAGGGGAAAAGCAATGGTGGTTTGGAGGTGGCACAGACCTCACTCCGTACTATTTAAATGAGGACGacgcaaaacatttccatcggACTCTCAAAGAAGCGTGCGATCCGCATGATAAATCATATTATCCGAAATTCAAGGAGTGGTgcgataaatattttttcatccctCATCGCAACGAAAGTCGTGGAGTAGGAGGGATTTTCTTCGACGATTTGGACGGACCGGATGCAAAGCAGGCGTTTGATTTCGTGTCGTCTTGCGCCCACTCCGTAATTCCTTCATACTTGCCTCTGGTTCAACGACATAAAAACGATACCTATGGTACCAGACAGAGGCAATGGCAGCTTCTGCGTCGCGGTCGATACGTGGAGTTTAACCTCATCTACGACAGAGGCACAAAGTTTGGTCTGTACACACCCGGAGCGAGATACGAAAGTATTCTCATGTCCCTGCCTCTCCAAGCG AAATGGGAATACATGAACATTCCAGAACAAGGGAGTGAAGAAGCAGTGATTATTGAAGTTCTCAAAAAGCCGAAGAATTGGTTGAATTTGTAG